A single region of the Hippoglossus hippoglossus isolate fHipHip1 chromosome 17, fHipHip1.pri, whole genome shotgun sequence genome encodes:
- the ss18 gene encoding protein SSXT isoform X6: MSVAFAPHRQRGKGDITPAGIQKLLDENNHLIQCIMDFQSKGKTAECSQYQQMLHRNLVYLATIADSNQNMQSLLPAPPTQNMPMGPGGMNQSGPPPQPPHGHTMPSEGMVSGGPPAPHMQSQMNGQMPGPNHMPMQGPGPNQPPNIPSGSMNMPPSSHGTMGGYNHTVPSSQGIPAQSQMNMTQGQPMANYGPRPNMNMQPNQGPMMHQQPPAQQYNMPPGGGGQHYQGQQNPMGMMGQVNQGNHVMGQRPMPPYRPPQQGNAQYGQQQEAYQQGPPQQQGYPPQQQYPGQQGYPPQQQAYGPSQSAPGQYPNYPQGQGQQYGTYRPPQPGPPQGQQQRPYGYDQGQYGNYQQ, from the exons ATGTCGGTGGCGTTCGCACCTCACAGGCAGCGCGGGAAAGGCGACATTACACCCGCGGGAATTCAAAAG CTACTCGACGAAAACAACCATCTGATCCAGTGTATAATGGACTTCCAGAGTAAAGGCAAAACAGCAGAGTGTTCACA gtatCAACAGATGCTGCACAGAAATCTAGTGTACCTCGCCACGATAGCAGACTCCAATCAAAACATGCAGTCTCTCCTCCCCGCT CCACCCACTCAAAACATGCCCATGGGCCCTGGTGGGATGAACCAAAGTGGACCTCCCCCTCAGCCTCCTCACGGTCACACAATGCCCTCTGAGGGTATGGTCAGCGGTGGCCCTCCAGCCCCACACATGCAGAGCCAGATGAATGGACAGATGCCTG gGCCTAATCACATGCCCATGCAAGGTCCAGGTCCTAACCAGCCCCCAAACATCCCCAGTGGCTCTATGAATATGCCCCCCAGCAGTCATGGCACGATGGGTGGTTACAATCACACCGTCCCCTCCTCTCAGGGCATACCAGCTCAGAGCCAAATGAACATGACCCAGGGCCAACCCATGGCAAACTATGGTCCACGGCCAAACATGAACATGCAGCCCAATCAAG GCCCCATGATGCACCAGCAGCCTCCAGCCCAGCAGTATAACATGCCTCCTGGTGGTGGCGGACAGCACTACCAAGGACAACAGAACCCTATGGGCATGATGGGTCAAGTCAACCAGGGGAACCATGTCATGGGGCAGAGGCCAATGCCGCCCTACAGACCTCCTCAGCAAG GTAATGCCCAGTATGGCCAACAACAGGAAGCATACCAGCAAGGCCCTCCCCAGCAGCAGGGCTACCCTCCTCAGCAGCAGTACCCAGGTCAGCAGGGCTAcccaccacagcagcaggctTACG GTCCCTCCCAAAGTGCCCCCGGGCAGTATCCCAACTATCCTCAGGGGCAGGGGCAGCAGTATGGAACCTATCGCCCTCCTCAACCTGGACCCCCACAGGGCCAGCAGCAGCGCCCTTACGGTTATGACCAA GGCCAGTACGGAAATTACCAGCAATGA
- the ss18 gene encoding protein SSXT isoform X4 → MSVAFAPHRQRGKGDITPAGIQKLLDENNHLIQCIMDFQSKGKTAECSQYQQMLHRNLVYLATIADSNQNMQSLLPAPPTQNMPMGPGGMNQSGPPPQPPHGHTMPSEGMVSGGPPAPHMQSQMNGQMPGPNHMPMQGPGPNQPPNIPSGSMNMPPSSHGTMGGYNHTVPSSQGIPAQSQMNMTQGQPMANYGPRPNMNMQPNQVIQTDSPSKSSPMMHQQPPAQQYNMPPGGGGQHYQGQQNPMGMMGQVNQGNHVMGQRPMPPYRPPQQGNAQYGQQQEAYQQGPPQQQGYPPQQQYPGQQGYPPQQQAYGPSQSAPGQYPNYPQGQGQQYGTYRPPQPGPPQGQQQRPYGYDQGQYGNYQQ, encoded by the exons ATGTCGGTGGCGTTCGCACCTCACAGGCAGCGCGGGAAAGGCGACATTACACCCGCGGGAATTCAAAAG CTACTCGACGAAAACAACCATCTGATCCAGTGTATAATGGACTTCCAGAGTAAAGGCAAAACAGCAGAGTGTTCACA gtatCAACAGATGCTGCACAGAAATCTAGTGTACCTCGCCACGATAGCAGACTCCAATCAAAACATGCAGTCTCTCCTCCCCGCT CCACCCACTCAAAACATGCCCATGGGCCCTGGTGGGATGAACCAAAGTGGACCTCCCCCTCAGCCTCCTCACGGTCACACAATGCCCTCTGAGGGTATGGTCAGCGGTGGCCCTCCAGCCCCACACATGCAGAGCCAGATGAATGGACAGATGCCTG gGCCTAATCACATGCCCATGCAAGGTCCAGGTCCTAACCAGCCCCCAAACATCCCCAGTGGCTCTATGAATATGCCCCCCAGCAGTCATGGCACGATGGGTGGTTACAATCACACCGTCCCCTCCTCTCAGGGCATACCAGCTCAGAGCCAAATGAACATGACCCAGGGCCAACCCATGGCAAACTATGGTCCACGGCCAAACATGAACATGCAGCCCAATCAAG TAATACAGACTGACTCCCCCAGTAAATCCA GCCCCATGATGCACCAGCAGCCTCCAGCCCAGCAGTATAACATGCCTCCTGGTGGTGGCGGACAGCACTACCAAGGACAACAGAACCCTATGGGCATGATGGGTCAAGTCAACCAGGGGAACCATGTCATGGGGCAGAGGCCAATGCCGCCCTACAGACCTCCTCAGCAAG GTAATGCCCAGTATGGCCAACAACAGGAAGCATACCAGCAAGGCCCTCCCCAGCAGCAGGGCTACCCTCCTCAGCAGCAGTACCCAGGTCAGCAGGGCTAcccaccacagcagcaggctTACG GTCCCTCCCAAAGTGCCCCCGGGCAGTATCCCAACTATCCTCAGGGGCAGGGGCAGCAGTATGGAACCTATCGCCCTCCTCAACCTGGACCCCCACAGGGCCAGCAGCAGCGCCCTTACGGTTATGACCAA GGCCAGTACGGAAATTACCAGCAATGA
- the ss18 gene encoding protein SSXT isoform X1 has protein sequence MSVAFAPHRQRGKGDITPAGIQKLLDENNHLIQCIMDFQSKGKTAECSQYQQMLHRNLVYLATIADSNQNMQSLLPAPPTQNMPMGPGGMNQSGPPPQPPHGHTMPSEGMVSGGPPAPHMQSQMNGQMPGPNHMPMQGPGPNQPPNIPSGSMNMPPSSHGTMGGYNHTVPSSQGIPAQSQMNMTQGQPMANYGPRPNMNMQPNQVIQTDSPSKSSPMMHQQPPAQQYNMPPGGGGQHYQGQQNPMGMMGQVNQGNHVMGQRPMPPYRPPQQGPPQQYPGQEDYYGDQYSHAGQGASEGNAQYGQQQEAYQQGPPQQQGYPPQQQYPGQQGYPPQQQAYGPSQSAPGQYPNYPQGQGQQYGTYRPPQPGPPQGQQQRPYGYDQGQYGNYQQ, from the exons ATGTCGGTGGCGTTCGCACCTCACAGGCAGCGCGGGAAAGGCGACATTACACCCGCGGGAATTCAAAAG CTACTCGACGAAAACAACCATCTGATCCAGTGTATAATGGACTTCCAGAGTAAAGGCAAAACAGCAGAGTGTTCACA gtatCAACAGATGCTGCACAGAAATCTAGTGTACCTCGCCACGATAGCAGACTCCAATCAAAACATGCAGTCTCTCCTCCCCGCT CCACCCACTCAAAACATGCCCATGGGCCCTGGTGGGATGAACCAAAGTGGACCTCCCCCTCAGCCTCCTCACGGTCACACAATGCCCTCTGAGGGTATGGTCAGCGGTGGCCCTCCAGCCCCACACATGCAGAGCCAGATGAATGGACAGATGCCTG gGCCTAATCACATGCCCATGCAAGGTCCAGGTCCTAACCAGCCCCCAAACATCCCCAGTGGCTCTATGAATATGCCCCCCAGCAGTCATGGCACGATGGGTGGTTACAATCACACCGTCCCCTCCTCTCAGGGCATACCAGCTCAGAGCCAAATGAACATGACCCAGGGCCAACCCATGGCAAACTATGGTCCACGGCCAAACATGAACATGCAGCCCAATCAAG TAATACAGACTGACTCCCCCAGTAAATCCA GCCCCATGATGCACCAGCAGCCTCCAGCCCAGCAGTATAACATGCCTCCTGGTGGTGGCGGACAGCACTACCAAGGACAACAGAACCCTATGGGCATGATGGGTCAAGTCAACCAGGGGAACCATGTCATGGGGCAGAGGCCAATGCCGCCCTACAGACCTCCTCAGCAAG gACCCCCTCAGCAGTACCCAGGGCAGGAAGACTACTATGGGGACCAGTACAGTCACGCAGGACAGGGAGCCTCAGAAG GTAATGCCCAGTATGGCCAACAACAGGAAGCATACCAGCAAGGCCCTCCCCAGCAGCAGGGCTACCCTCCTCAGCAGCAGTACCCAGGTCAGCAGGGCTAcccaccacagcagcaggctTACG GTCCCTCCCAAAGTGCCCCCGGGCAGTATCCCAACTATCCTCAGGGGCAGGGGCAGCAGTATGGAACCTATCGCCCTCCTCAACCTGGACCCCCACAGGGCCAGCAGCAGCGCCCTTACGGTTATGACCAA GGCCAGTACGGAAATTACCAGCAATGA
- the ss18 gene encoding protein SSXT isoform X3 has translation MSVAFAPHRQRGKGDITPAGIQKLLDENNHLIQCIMDFQSKGKTAECSQYQQMLHRNLVYLATIADSNQNMQSLLPAPPTQNMPMGPGGMNQSGPPPQPPHGHTMPSEGMVSGGPPAPHMQSQMNGQMPGPNHMPMQGPGPNQPPNIPSGSMNMPPSSHGTMGGYNHTVPSSQGIPAQSQMNMTQGQPMANYGPRPNMNMQPNQGPMMHQQPPAQQYNMPPGGGGQHYQGQQNPMGMMGQVNQGNHVMGQRPMPPYRPPQQGPPQQYPGQEDYYGDQYSHAGQGASEGNAQYGQQQEAYQQGPPQQQGYPPQQQYPGQQGYPPQQQAYGPSQSAPGQYPNYPQGQGQQYGTYRPPQPGPPQGQQQRPYGYDQGQYGNYQQ, from the exons ATGTCGGTGGCGTTCGCACCTCACAGGCAGCGCGGGAAAGGCGACATTACACCCGCGGGAATTCAAAAG CTACTCGACGAAAACAACCATCTGATCCAGTGTATAATGGACTTCCAGAGTAAAGGCAAAACAGCAGAGTGTTCACA gtatCAACAGATGCTGCACAGAAATCTAGTGTACCTCGCCACGATAGCAGACTCCAATCAAAACATGCAGTCTCTCCTCCCCGCT CCACCCACTCAAAACATGCCCATGGGCCCTGGTGGGATGAACCAAAGTGGACCTCCCCCTCAGCCTCCTCACGGTCACACAATGCCCTCTGAGGGTATGGTCAGCGGTGGCCCTCCAGCCCCACACATGCAGAGCCAGATGAATGGACAGATGCCTG gGCCTAATCACATGCCCATGCAAGGTCCAGGTCCTAACCAGCCCCCAAACATCCCCAGTGGCTCTATGAATATGCCCCCCAGCAGTCATGGCACGATGGGTGGTTACAATCACACCGTCCCCTCCTCTCAGGGCATACCAGCTCAGAGCCAAATGAACATGACCCAGGGCCAACCCATGGCAAACTATGGTCCACGGCCAAACATGAACATGCAGCCCAATCAAG GCCCCATGATGCACCAGCAGCCTCCAGCCCAGCAGTATAACATGCCTCCTGGTGGTGGCGGACAGCACTACCAAGGACAACAGAACCCTATGGGCATGATGGGTCAAGTCAACCAGGGGAACCATGTCATGGGGCAGAGGCCAATGCCGCCCTACAGACCTCCTCAGCAAG gACCCCCTCAGCAGTACCCAGGGCAGGAAGACTACTATGGGGACCAGTACAGTCACGCAGGACAGGGAGCCTCAGAAG GTAATGCCCAGTATGGCCAACAACAGGAAGCATACCAGCAAGGCCCTCCCCAGCAGCAGGGCTACCCTCCTCAGCAGCAGTACCCAGGTCAGCAGGGCTAcccaccacagcagcaggctTACG GTCCCTCCCAAAGTGCCCCCGGGCAGTATCCCAACTATCCTCAGGGGCAGGGGCAGCAGTATGGAACCTATCGCCCTCCTCAACCTGGACCCCCACAGGGCCAGCAGCAGCGCCCTTACGGTTATGACCAA GGCCAGTACGGAAATTACCAGCAATGA
- the ss18 gene encoding protein SSXT isoform X7 — MSVAFAPHRQRGKGDITPAGIQKLLDENNHLIQCIMDFQSKGKTAECSQYQQMLHRNLVYLATIADSNQNMQSLLPAPPTQNMPMGPGGMNQSGPPPQPPHGHTMPSEGMVSGGPPAPHMQSQMNGQMPGPNHMPMQGPGPNQPPNIPSGSMNMPPSSHGTMGGYNHTVPSSQGIPAQSQMNMTQGQPMANYGPRPNMNMQPNQGPMMHQQPPAQQYNMPPGGGGQHYQGQQNPMGMMGQVNQGNHVMGQRPMPPYRPPQQGNAQYGQQQEAYQQGPPQQQGYPPQQQYPGQQGYPPQQQAYGPSQSAPGQYPNYPQGQGQQYGTYRPPQPGPPQGQQQRPYGYDQGHMRK; from the exons ATGTCGGTGGCGTTCGCACCTCACAGGCAGCGCGGGAAAGGCGACATTACACCCGCGGGAATTCAAAAG CTACTCGACGAAAACAACCATCTGATCCAGTGTATAATGGACTTCCAGAGTAAAGGCAAAACAGCAGAGTGTTCACA gtatCAACAGATGCTGCACAGAAATCTAGTGTACCTCGCCACGATAGCAGACTCCAATCAAAACATGCAGTCTCTCCTCCCCGCT CCACCCACTCAAAACATGCCCATGGGCCCTGGTGGGATGAACCAAAGTGGACCTCCCCCTCAGCCTCCTCACGGTCACACAATGCCCTCTGAGGGTATGGTCAGCGGTGGCCCTCCAGCCCCACACATGCAGAGCCAGATGAATGGACAGATGCCTG gGCCTAATCACATGCCCATGCAAGGTCCAGGTCCTAACCAGCCCCCAAACATCCCCAGTGGCTCTATGAATATGCCCCCCAGCAGTCATGGCACGATGGGTGGTTACAATCACACCGTCCCCTCCTCTCAGGGCATACCAGCTCAGAGCCAAATGAACATGACCCAGGGCCAACCCATGGCAAACTATGGTCCACGGCCAAACATGAACATGCAGCCCAATCAAG GCCCCATGATGCACCAGCAGCCTCCAGCCCAGCAGTATAACATGCCTCCTGGTGGTGGCGGACAGCACTACCAAGGACAACAGAACCCTATGGGCATGATGGGTCAAGTCAACCAGGGGAACCATGTCATGGGGCAGAGGCCAATGCCGCCCTACAGACCTCCTCAGCAAG GTAATGCCCAGTATGGCCAACAACAGGAAGCATACCAGCAAGGCCCTCCCCAGCAGCAGGGCTACCCTCCTCAGCAGCAGTACCCAGGTCAGCAGGGCTAcccaccacagcagcaggctTACG GTCCCTCCCAAAGTGCCCCCGGGCAGTATCCCAACTATCCTCAGGGGCAGGGGCAGCAGTATGGAACCTATCGCCCTCCTCAACCTGGACCCCCACAGGGCCAGCAGCAGCGCCCTTACGGTTATGACCAA GGGCACATGAGGAAATAA
- the ss18 gene encoding protein SSXT isoform X2, protein MSVAFAPHRQRGKGDITPAGIQKLLDENNHLIQCIMDFQSKGKTAECSQYQQMLHRNLVYLATIADSNQNMQSLLPAPPTQNMPMGPGGMNQSGPPPQPPHGHTMPSEGMVSGGPPAPHMQSQMNGQMPGPNHMPMQGPGPNQPPNIPSGSMNMPPSSHGTMGGYNHTVPSSQGIPAQSQMNMTQGQPMANYGPRPNMNMQPNQVIQTDSPSKSSPMMHQQPPAQQYNMPPGGGGQHYQGQQNPMGMMGQVNQGNHVMGQRPMPPYRPPQQGPPQQYPGQEDYYGDQYSHAGQGASEGNAQYGQQQEAYQQGPPQQQGYPPQQQYPGQQGYPPQQQAYGPSQSAPGQYPNYPQGQGQQYGTYRPPQPGPPQGQQQRPYGYDQGHMRK, encoded by the exons ATGTCGGTGGCGTTCGCACCTCACAGGCAGCGCGGGAAAGGCGACATTACACCCGCGGGAATTCAAAAG CTACTCGACGAAAACAACCATCTGATCCAGTGTATAATGGACTTCCAGAGTAAAGGCAAAACAGCAGAGTGTTCACA gtatCAACAGATGCTGCACAGAAATCTAGTGTACCTCGCCACGATAGCAGACTCCAATCAAAACATGCAGTCTCTCCTCCCCGCT CCACCCACTCAAAACATGCCCATGGGCCCTGGTGGGATGAACCAAAGTGGACCTCCCCCTCAGCCTCCTCACGGTCACACAATGCCCTCTGAGGGTATGGTCAGCGGTGGCCCTCCAGCCCCACACATGCAGAGCCAGATGAATGGACAGATGCCTG gGCCTAATCACATGCCCATGCAAGGTCCAGGTCCTAACCAGCCCCCAAACATCCCCAGTGGCTCTATGAATATGCCCCCCAGCAGTCATGGCACGATGGGTGGTTACAATCACACCGTCCCCTCCTCTCAGGGCATACCAGCTCAGAGCCAAATGAACATGACCCAGGGCCAACCCATGGCAAACTATGGTCCACGGCCAAACATGAACATGCAGCCCAATCAAG TAATACAGACTGACTCCCCCAGTAAATCCA GCCCCATGATGCACCAGCAGCCTCCAGCCCAGCAGTATAACATGCCTCCTGGTGGTGGCGGACAGCACTACCAAGGACAACAGAACCCTATGGGCATGATGGGTCAAGTCAACCAGGGGAACCATGTCATGGGGCAGAGGCCAATGCCGCCCTACAGACCTCCTCAGCAAG gACCCCCTCAGCAGTACCCAGGGCAGGAAGACTACTATGGGGACCAGTACAGTCACGCAGGACAGGGAGCCTCAGAAG GTAATGCCCAGTATGGCCAACAACAGGAAGCATACCAGCAAGGCCCTCCCCAGCAGCAGGGCTACCCTCCTCAGCAGCAGTACCCAGGTCAGCAGGGCTAcccaccacagcagcaggctTACG GTCCCTCCCAAAGTGCCCCCGGGCAGTATCCCAACTATCCTCAGGGGCAGGGGCAGCAGTATGGAACCTATCGCCCTCCTCAACCTGGACCCCCACAGGGCCAGCAGCAGCGCCCTTACGGTTATGACCAA GGGCACATGAGGAAATAA
- the ss18 gene encoding protein SSXT isoform X5 — translation MSVAFAPHRQRGKGDITPAGIQKLLDENNHLIQCIMDFQSKGKTAECSQYQQMLHRNLVYLATIADSNQNMQSLLPAPPTQNMPMGPGGMNQSGPPPQPPHGHTMPSEGMVSGGPPAPHMQSQMNGQMPGPNHMPMQGPGPNQPPNIPSGSMNMPPSSHGTMGGYNHTVPSSQGIPAQSQMNMTQGQPMANYGPRPNMNMQPNQVIQTDSPSKSSPMMHQQPPAQQYNMPPGGGGQHYQGQQNPMGMMGQVNQGNHVMGQRPMPPYRPPQQGNAQYGQQQEAYQQGPPQQQGYPPQQQYPGQQGYPPQQQAYGPSQSAPGQYPNYPQGQGQQYGTYRPPQPGPPQGQQQRPYGYDQGHMRK, via the exons ATGTCGGTGGCGTTCGCACCTCACAGGCAGCGCGGGAAAGGCGACATTACACCCGCGGGAATTCAAAAG CTACTCGACGAAAACAACCATCTGATCCAGTGTATAATGGACTTCCAGAGTAAAGGCAAAACAGCAGAGTGTTCACA gtatCAACAGATGCTGCACAGAAATCTAGTGTACCTCGCCACGATAGCAGACTCCAATCAAAACATGCAGTCTCTCCTCCCCGCT CCACCCACTCAAAACATGCCCATGGGCCCTGGTGGGATGAACCAAAGTGGACCTCCCCCTCAGCCTCCTCACGGTCACACAATGCCCTCTGAGGGTATGGTCAGCGGTGGCCCTCCAGCCCCACACATGCAGAGCCAGATGAATGGACAGATGCCTG gGCCTAATCACATGCCCATGCAAGGTCCAGGTCCTAACCAGCCCCCAAACATCCCCAGTGGCTCTATGAATATGCCCCCCAGCAGTCATGGCACGATGGGTGGTTACAATCACACCGTCCCCTCCTCTCAGGGCATACCAGCTCAGAGCCAAATGAACATGACCCAGGGCCAACCCATGGCAAACTATGGTCCACGGCCAAACATGAACATGCAGCCCAATCAAG TAATACAGACTGACTCCCCCAGTAAATCCA GCCCCATGATGCACCAGCAGCCTCCAGCCCAGCAGTATAACATGCCTCCTGGTGGTGGCGGACAGCACTACCAAGGACAACAGAACCCTATGGGCATGATGGGTCAAGTCAACCAGGGGAACCATGTCATGGGGCAGAGGCCAATGCCGCCCTACAGACCTCCTCAGCAAG GTAATGCCCAGTATGGCCAACAACAGGAAGCATACCAGCAAGGCCCTCCCCAGCAGCAGGGCTACCCTCCTCAGCAGCAGTACCCAGGTCAGCAGGGCTAcccaccacagcagcaggctTACG GTCCCTCCCAAAGTGCCCCCGGGCAGTATCCCAACTATCCTCAGGGGCAGGGGCAGCAGTATGGAACCTATCGCCCTCCTCAACCTGGACCCCCACAGGGCCAGCAGCAGCGCCCTTACGGTTATGACCAA GGGCACATGAGGAAATAA